A genomic stretch from Oncorhynchus masou masou isolate Uvic2021 unplaced genomic scaffold, UVic_Omas_1.1 unplaced_scaffold_930, whole genome shotgun sequence includes:
- the LOC135538195 gene encoding OCIA domain-containing protein 1-like isoform X2 codes for MTPMSTGFTDERQGEAQSPVGMDYIPTEDERRVFRECNQESFWYRSVPFSVVSMLVTQGLIHRGALTLSSRFGSLPKVAFAGLCGYLAGKMSYMKHCQEKFKRLEHSPLGEALRQRTRPNAQSSQGPQSEMSDPDQVTFDPMFQASDPQSQVPPNARDYGYSDAPTAAQASRTAADIDHNMPAQSFLDDDEPRRKPIMYEDLRNKNRETYEVTLTQKAETLLKPESDRPGRTAPKKDGKKNVYGDSLEE; via the exons ATGACACCAATGTCTACGGGATTCACAGATGAGCGACAGGGCGAAGCACAG agtcctGTAGGAATGGACTATATCCCCacagaagatgagaggagagtctTCAGAGAGTGCAACCAGGAGAGTTTCTGGTACAGGT CCGTGCCCTTCTCAGTGGTCAGCATGCTTGTCACTCAAGGCCTCATCCATAGAG GAGCTCTGACGTTGTCGTCCAGGTTTGGATCTCTCCCTAAAGTGGCCT TTGCGGGGCTGTGTGGCTACCTGGCAGGGAAGATGTCGTACATGAAACATTGTCAGGAGAAGTTCAAGAGGCTGGAGCACTCCCCTCTGGGAGAAGCACTGAGACAGAGGACCAGACCCAATgcaca gtCGTCTCAGGGCCCCCAGTCAGAGATGAGTGACCCCGACCAGGTGACCTTTGACCCCATGTTCCAGGCCTCTGACCCCCAgagccag gtcccacCCAACGCCAGAGACTATGGATACAGTGACGCCCCCACCGCCGCACAGGCCAGCCGCACCGCTGCAGACATCGACCACAACATGCCAG CCCAGTCGTTCCTGGATGACGATGAGCCCAGGAGGAAGCCCATCATGTACGAGGACCTAAGGAACAAGAACCGAGAAACCTATGAGGTCACGCTTACCCAGAAGGCTGAGACGCTGCTCAAACCAGAGTCTGACCGGCCAGGGAGGACCGCCCCCAAGAAGGATG GGAAGAAGAACGTCTACGGAGACAGCTTGGAGGAGTGA
- the LOC135538195 gene encoding OCIA domain-containing protein 1-like isoform X1 produces the protein MTPMSTGFTDERQGEAQSPVGMDYIPTEDERRVFRECNQESFWYRSVPFSVVSMLVTQGLIHRGALTLSSRFGSLPKVAFAGLCGYLAGKMSYMKHCQEKFKRLEHSPLGEALRQRTRPNAQSSQGPQSEMSDPDQVTFDPMFQASDPQSQVPPNARDYGYSDAPTAAQASRTAADIDHNMPAQSFLDDDEPRRKPIMYEDLRNKNRETYEVTLTQKAETLLKPESDRPGRTAPKKDAGKKNVYGDSLEE, from the exons ATGACACCAATGTCTACGGGATTCACAGATGAGCGACAGGGCGAAGCACAG agtcctGTAGGAATGGACTATATCCCCacagaagatgagaggagagtctTCAGAGAGTGCAACCAGGAGAGTTTCTGGTACAGGT CCGTGCCCTTCTCAGTGGTCAGCATGCTTGTCACTCAAGGCCTCATCCATAGAG GAGCTCTGACGTTGTCGTCCAGGTTTGGATCTCTCCCTAAAGTGGCCT TTGCGGGGCTGTGTGGCTACCTGGCAGGGAAGATGTCGTACATGAAACATTGTCAGGAGAAGTTCAAGAGGCTGGAGCACTCCCCTCTGGGAGAAGCACTGAGACAGAGGACCAGACCCAATgcaca gtCGTCTCAGGGCCCCCAGTCAGAGATGAGTGACCCCGACCAGGTGACCTTTGACCCCATGTTCCAGGCCTCTGACCCCCAgagccag gtcccacCCAACGCCAGAGACTATGGATACAGTGACGCCCCCACCGCCGCACAGGCCAGCCGCACCGCTGCAGACATCGACCACAACATGCCAG CCCAGTCGTTCCTGGATGACGATGAGCCCAGGAGGAAGCCCATCATGTACGAGGACCTAAGGAACAAGAACCGAGAAACCTATGAGGTCACGCTTACCCAGAAGGCTGAGACGCTGCTCAAACCAGAGTCTGACCGGCCAGGGAGGACCGCCCCCAAGAAGGATG CAGGGAAGAAGAACGTCTACGGAGACAGCTTGGAGGAGTGA